CGCTCCTCATCGCCTTTTTTGTCGCTGCACCGATGTTCATCGTCATCCCGATGTCGTTCAGCTCGGCTGCGTCGCTGACCTTCCCGCCGCCCGGCTACACGCTTGCCAACTACATCAACTTCTTCTCGGACCCCAACTGGACTGAGCCGCTCATCAACAGCCTCATCATCGGTCTTGGAACGGTACTGGTGACGCTCTGCCTTGCCATCCCCGCGTCCTTCGCACTTGTGCGGCATATCTTCCTCGGCCGTGAATTGTTCAATCTCCTAATCATGCTGCCAATGATCGTGCCGACTATCGTCATGGCGCTCGGCTACTACATGTACTTCGGTCAACTTCGCCTCGTGCAGAGTTACCTTGGCGTCATCCTCGCCCATAGCTGCATCGCCATGCCGATGGCGACCCTGATCCTGACGGCGGCACTCAAAGGGTTCGACCGGTCCGTCGAGCGGGCTGCCATGAACCTTGGCGCGTCGCCCTTCACGACATTCCGGTTGGTGACCTTCCCAATCCTGCGTCCCGCCTTCACCGTCGCCGGTCTCTTTGCCTTTATCGCTTCCTTCGACGAAGCGGTGATCGCGCTCTTCATCTCCGGCCGCGACAGGGCGACCTTGCCGCGCCAGATGTTCAACGCCGTCCGCCAGGAGGCAGATCCAACCATCTCGGCGGCATCCTCTTTCCTGTTTCTGCTCGTTCTGGCTGGCGTCTGCGTCTGGCTCGCGCCGCAATTTGTGCGCCGCCGGTCCGGGACCACACGTCAGCCGCTCGAAAACGGCGCCACCAACACCGCTGCGGCGGCATCCTGATCAAGGAGCACAGCCATGAACGCCCGTTCTCTCACACTTCGCAACGTCAACAAGAGCTACGACGGCAAGCATATGGCGGCCGACAACGTTTCGCTCGACATCAAGGCTGGCGAGTTCGTCTCCTTCCTTGGCCCCTCCGGCTCCGGCAAGACCACGACGCTGATGATGATTGCCGGCTTCCAGCATCCGACGAGCGGAGAAATCCGCCTCGGCGAACGCGCCATCGACAAGCTGCCGCCGCACAAGCGCAATATCGGCATGGTCTTCCAGAACTACGCCCTCTTCCCGCACATGACGATCGCCGACAACGTCGCCTTTCCCCTGCGCATGCGCGGCGTGGAAAAGGCCGAGAAAGAACGGCGGTCGCGGGAGGCACTGGCGAAGGTCGGCCTCCAGGGCTTCGAGAAGCGCATTCCCTCGGAACTATCCGGCGGACAGCAACAGCGTGTGGCCCTTGCCCGCGCACTCGTCTTTGAGCCCGATATCATTCTGCTCGACGAACCGCTCGGCGCGCTCGACAAGGCGCTTCGCGAGCACATGCAGGTGGAGTTGAAGCGCATCCACCGCGACCTCGGCGTCACCATGGTCTACGTCACCCACGACCAGTCGGAAGCCATGACAATGTCGGACCGGATCGCCGTCTTCAACGAGGGGCGCATCGAACAGGTCGGCACCCCAAACGAGATCTACTTCGCGCCGAAGACCCGCTTCGTCGCCTCCTTCATCGGCGACAGCAACATCCTCGCCGCTTCCTCGCTTGGCGATGGCCGCTACGAGACGCCAGTCGGCGTCGTCGACACCAAAGCCGCAGGCGGTGACCGCAACAGCAAAGCCGAATTGCTGTTGCGCCCCGAGATGATCCGCCTCGCCGATGGAGCGGACCCAAGCTGCCAGGCGATGAAGATCGACAGCACTATCAACTATGGTGACAACCTGCTGGTCATCGGCAAACTCGGCGCGCAAGCGATCCGCATGCGCGTGCCCGGCGTCGATGCACGAAGGCTCGACGGTGCTTCCGAGTGCCACGTCACCTGGCGCAGCGAAGATGTGCACGTCATCGCCTGACAATCGCAAAGCGCAATCAAGCATACCCTGGAGCCTGCCATGAACGACCGTCCCAACTCCCTTCACGCCCTGGATCGGCAAAGTCTCGTGCACCCCTACACCAACCTTGCGGTTCACCAGGAAGTGGGGCCGCATGTAATCACCGGTGGTGAGGGCATTTACGTCGTCGACGATCAGGGAAAACGTTACATCGAGGGTCTTGCTGGCCTCTTCTGCGCGGGGCTCGGCTTCAGCGAGCCGCGTTTGGTGGAAGCGGCGACGCGGCAGCTGAAGACGATGCCATTCTATCATTCCTTCGCCCACAAATCGACGGAACCGGGTATCCGCCTTGCAGAGAAGCTGCTCGAAATGGCGCCGGTACCCATGTCGAAGGTCTTCTTTGCCGGTTCCGGTTCCGAAGCGAACGACACGGCGATCAAGCTGGTCTGGTACTACAACAACGCGGTCGGACGGCCTGAGAAGAAGAAGATCATTTCGCGCCGCAAGGCTTACCATGGCGTAACGGTGGCGACTGCAAGCCTCACGGGTCTTCCGTTCAACCACCGTGATTTCGATCTGCCGATCGCCAACATCCTCCACACCGATTGCCCGCATTACTGGCGGTTTGCAGAACCTGGTGAGAGCGAGGAAGATTTTGCAACCCGGCTTGTCTCCAATCTCGAGGCTATGATCCTCGAAGAGGGTCCGGAAACGGTGGCGGCCTTCTTCGCCGAGCCGGTCATGGTGTCTGGGGGAGTGATTACACCGCCGAAGACTTACTTCGAAAAACTCCAGGCGGTCTTGAAGAAGTACGACATCCTTCTGGTGGCAGATGAAGTCATCTGCGGCTTTGGGCGTACCGGTAACATGTTCGGGTCGGAAACCTACGGGCTGAAACCGGACATGATCAGTTGCGCAAAGCAGCTTTCGGCCGCCTACATGCCGATCTCCGCGCTGATGATCAACGAGACGATCTCTGACGTCCTCCTCGACCAGAGCCGCAAGATCGGAACATTCTCGCATGGCTTTACCTATGGTGGTCATCCGGTCGCCGCGGCCGTGGCTCTGGAGGCCCTGACTATCTACCAGGAGGTCGACATCGTCTCCCACGTCCGCGCCGTCGGCCCGCGCTTTCAGGAGGGCATACGAAAGCTTGGCGAACATCCGCTGATAGGTGAAGCCCGCGGTGTGGGTCTTGTCGCCGGCCTCGAATTCGTCAAGGACAAGGTAACGAAAGAGAACTTCCCACCTGCCTGGCAGGTCGCCAACCATGCTGGCAAGTTCGCAACCGAGCGCGGCGTCCTCACGCGTGGTCTCGGCGACATGGTGAGCCTGTGCCCGGCCATGATCATCTCGGAGAATGAGATCGACGATCTCATGGCCCGCATGCAGCTTGCTCTCGACGACACGCTTTCGTGGGCGCGCAGCCAAGGCTACATCGCGTGATGCCGGAGATCGACATGTCCACCCGTCCGCCACATTCCTATGAACGGCTCGGCATGCTGATCGGCGGCCGCTGGATTTACGAGACCGAGGGGCAGGACGCGGTCATCGACCCGGCAAGCGGAGCGGTCATCGGCTATTTGCCCTGCGCCACCGACGCCGACCTAGCGGCGGCCGTCGCCTCCGCGCAGCGGGCGTTCGGAAGCTGGAAGGATCGCTCACCGCTCGACCGCGGGCAGATCCTGCGGCGCTTCGCCGATCTTGCTCGCACGCACGCCGAGGAGGTCGGCCGCAACATGGTGCTTGACCAGGGCAAACCGCTGGCGGAAGCAATCGGTGAGATCCGATTTGCCGCCGACCATGCCGATTGGCATGCGGAGGAAGCGCGGCGCATCTATGGTCGCCTTATCCCTTCGCGAGATCCACGTGTACAGCAGGCGCTCACGCGCGAACCCGTCGGCGTCTGCATCGCATTTACCCCTTGGAATTTCCCGTTTAGCCAGGCACTGCGCAAGGTCGTGGCAGCCTTGGCAAGCGGCTGCACGATAATCCTCAAAGGGCCGGCGGAATCGCCCTCCTCCACGGTCGCGATCGGCCGGCTTATGCAGGAGGCGGGTCTGCCGGACGGTTGCCTCAATATCGTCTGGGGATCGTCTTCGCATATTTCCGAAACGCTGCTTTCGGCGCCCGAGGTGAAGAAGATCTCGTTTACGGGGTCCGTCGAAGTCGGCAAGCTGCTTGCTTCGCTCGCAGGCCGCCATATGAAGCGCTCCACGATGGAGCTTGGCGGCCACGCTCCGGTTATCGTCTTCGACGATGCCGACGTTGAAGCAT
This is a stretch of genomic DNA from Ensifer adhaerens. It encodes these proteins:
- a CDS encoding ABC transporter permease codes for the protein MNPFVRALALLIAFFVAAPMFIVIPMSFSSAASLTFPPPGYTLANYINFFSDPNWTEPLINSLIIGLGTVLVTLCLAIPASFALVRHIFLGRELFNLLIMLPMIVPTIVMALGYYMYFGQLRLVQSYLGVILAHSCIAMPMATLILTAALKGFDRSVERAAMNLGASPFTTFRLVTFPILRPAFTVAGLFAFIASFDEAVIALFISGRDRATLPRQMFNAVRQEADPTISAASSFLFLLVLAGVCVWLAPQFVRRRSGTTRQPLENGATNTAAAAS
- a CDS encoding ABC transporter ATP-binding protein; this translates as MNARSLTLRNVNKSYDGKHMAADNVSLDIKAGEFVSFLGPSGSGKTTTLMMIAGFQHPTSGEIRLGERAIDKLPPHKRNIGMVFQNYALFPHMTIADNVAFPLRMRGVEKAEKERRSREALAKVGLQGFEKRIPSELSGGQQQRVALARALVFEPDIILLDEPLGALDKALREHMQVELKRIHRDLGVTMVYVTHDQSEAMTMSDRIAVFNEGRIEQVGTPNEIYFAPKTRFVASFIGDSNILAASSLGDGRYETPVGVVDTKAAGGDRNSKAELLLRPEMIRLADGADPSCQAMKIDSTINYGDNLLVIGKLGAQAIRMRVPGVDARRLDGASECHVTWRSEDVHVIA
- a CDS encoding aspartate aminotransferase family protein, with amino-acid sequence MNDRPNSLHALDRQSLVHPYTNLAVHQEVGPHVITGGEGIYVVDDQGKRYIEGLAGLFCAGLGFSEPRLVEAATRQLKTMPFYHSFAHKSTEPGIRLAEKLLEMAPVPMSKVFFAGSGSEANDTAIKLVWYYNNAVGRPEKKKIISRRKAYHGVTVATASLTGLPFNHRDFDLPIANILHTDCPHYWRFAEPGESEEDFATRLVSNLEAMILEEGPETVAAFFAEPVMVSGGVITPPKTYFEKLQAVLKKYDILLVADEVICGFGRTGNMFGSETYGLKPDMISCAKQLSAAYMPISALMINETISDVLLDQSRKIGTFSHGFTYGGHPVAAAVALEALTIYQEVDIVSHVRAVGPRFQEGIRKLGEHPLIGEARGVGLVAGLEFVKDKVTKENFPPAWQVANHAGKFATERGVLTRGLGDMVSLCPAMIISENEIDDLMARMQLALDDTLSWARSQGYIA
- a CDS encoding NAD-dependent succinate-semialdehyde dehydrogenase, with the protein product MSTRPPHSYERLGMLIGGRWIYETEGQDAVIDPASGAVIGYLPCATDADLAAAVASAQRAFGSWKDRSPLDRGQILRRFADLARTHAEEVGRNMVLDQGKPLAEAIGEIRFAADHADWHAEEARRIYGRLIPSRDPRVQQALTREPVGVCIAFTPWNFPFSQALRKVVAALASGCTIILKGPAESPSSTVAIGRLMQEAGLPDGCLNIVWGSSSHISETLLSAPEVKKISFTGSVEVGKLLASLAGRHMKRSTMELGGHAPVIVFDDADVEASADALAAQKVRNAGQVCVSPTRFYVQTGAYDRFLARFADKVAATKVGYGFAEGVQMGPLCHARRVTAMEGFVQDARERGAEIVTGGSRIGDAGFFYAPTVVAGGSDALRLMNEEPFGPIAVVAPFSGFDDVMRRANSLPFGLASYVFTASSSRAQHAAKALAAGMVSINHFGLALPETPFGGINDSGYGSEGGTETFDGYLNTKFVTRFDARPE